A region from the Rhodamnia argentea isolate NSW1041297 chromosome 7, ASM2092103v1, whole genome shotgun sequence genome encodes:
- the LOC115750899 gene encoding LOW QUALITY PROTEIN: cellulose synthase-like protein H1 (The sequence of the model RefSeq protein was modified relative to this genomic sequence to represent the inferred CDS: substituted 1 base at 1 genomic stop codon) produces the protein MAMQSASAPLYEKISLKNDAKRAVEVFILFLLVSLLTYRLVHLKDHGLEWRVALVCESWFVFMWVLVVSTKWSPVSYKTYPQRVLQRVTELPPVDVFVTTADSQLEPPIITVNTVLSLMAVDYPAHKLACYVSDDSCSLLTFYSLTEAAKFAKLWVPFCKKYNIELXAPFRYFAGDTATLSSEDCSMEFQQARDTMREEYEKLSGKIEDASQGSFPSDFTEEFADFANAERRNHPSIIKIVLENKEGRPDELPHLIYITREKRPKHPHHYKAGAMNVLTRVSRLMTNTPFMLNVDCNMYANNPQIVLHALCLLLGTKHERDCAFVQCPQILYDGLRDDPFGNQMVVLFEYLGRGIEGIQGPFHGGTGCFHRRKVIYGSWPEDVKTENSSLTSKGELTNEKSLNGFGSSKQFINSAAHALRGNSDHPKDLASSLEAATQVASCTYEYNTDWGKEIGWMYGSTTEDALTGLAIHTKGWRTLYCSPNPPAFLGCAPSGGPASMTQQKRWATGLLEIRVSKKSPIYGTLFMQLYFRQCLAYLRILTWALRSIPEFLYALLPAHGIIINSHFLPKGQEPAILIPTAIFIIYNLHCLPENLMTGLSIRAWWNNQRMQWITSACAWSFGVLSVVLKLLGLSETVFEVTKKDQSASGDGTGAELRRFTFDESPIFVPGMALLLVHLTAIVAMLLGLRPQASGNNGSGLGEVVCTVWVVLCFWPFFRGLLGKGKYGIPSTTIMKGAILAIVVVYLSRFTTTS, from the exons ATGGCCATGCAATCCGCTTCCGCTCCTCTGTACGAGAAAATTAGCCTGAAAAACGACGCGAAGAGGGCGGTCGAGGTCTTCATCTTGTTCCTTCTCGTCTCTCTTCTCACGTATCGGCTTGTGCACCTCAAGGACCATGGGCTTGAATGGAGGGTAGCGCTCGTGTGCGAGTCGTGGTTTGTGTTCATGTGGGTTCTCGTCGTCAGCACGAAATGGAGCCCCGTGAGCTACAAAACCTACCCTCAACGTGTCTTGCAAAG GGTAACGGAGCTTCCTCCGGTGGACGTCTTTGTCACGACAGCGGATTCGCAGCTAGAGCCACCAATCATCACCGTGAACACGGTCCTCTCTTTAATGGCGGTAGATTATCCGGCTCACAAGCTGGCGTGCTATGTCTCCGATGACAGCTGCTCGCTGTTGACCTTCTACTCTCTAACGGAAGCTGCCAAGTTCGCAAAGCTCTGGGTGCCGTTTTGCAAGAAGTACAACATTGAATTGTGAGCCCCGTTCCGTTACTTCGCTGGCGACACGGCAACATTGTCCAGTGAAGATTGCTCGATGGAATTCCAACAAGCAAGGGACACAATGAGG GAAGAGTACGAGAAGCTGAGCGGCAAGATAGAAGATGCATCCCAAGGCTCATTCCCATCTGACTTTACTGAGGAGTTCGCAGATTTCGCTAACGCAGAACGTAGGAATCATCCCAGCATTATTAAA ATCGTACTGGAAAACAAAGAAGGTCGTCCAGATGAGTTGCCGCATCTGATCTACATAACTCGCGAGAAGCGGCCAAAGCACCCGCATCATTACAAGGCAGGAGCCATGAATGTCTTG ACTAGGGTGTCAAGACTCATGACGAATACTCCGTTCATGCTAAATGTCGACTGCAACATGTACGCCAACAATCCGCAGATTGTTCTTCATGCTTTGTGTCTCCTTCTCGGTACAAAACATGAGAGAGACTGCGCATTTGTTCAATGTCCACAAATCCTCTATGATGGACTAAGGGATGATCCGTTTGGAAATCAGATGGTGGTCTTATTCGAA TACTTGGGACGAGGGATAGAGGGAATTCAAGGACCTTTCCATGGGGGAACAGGATGCTTTCATCGTCGGAAAGTAATCTACGGGTCATGGCCAGAAGACGTGAAGACTGAAAATAGCAGTCTTACCTCGAAGG GAGAATTAACCAATGAAAAATCACTAAACGGATTTGGAAGTTCAAAACAGTTCATCAACTCTGCTGCTCATGCTCTACGGGGCAATTCAGATCATCCGAAAGATCTTGCGAGCTCTCTTGAAGCAGCCACTCAAGTCGCTAGTTGCACCTATGAATATAATACTGACTGGGGTAAAGAG ATTGGTTGGATGTATGGCTCGACGACAGAAGATGCCCTTACGGGATTGGCCATCCATACCAAGGGTTGGAGAACACTCTACTGTTCACCAAACCCACCAGCTTTTCTAGGCTGCGCACCATCTGGTGGGCCTGCCTCGATGACCCAGCAGAAAAGATGGGCCACAGGCCTGCTCGAAATTCGAGTAAGCAAAAAGAGTCCAATATATGGCACTCTATTCATGCAGCTATATTTCAGGCAATGTTTGGCGTACCTACGGATCCTAACTTGGGCACTGAGATCCATACCCGAGTTCTTATATGCTCTCCTACCAGCTCATGGTATCATCATCAACTCCCACTTCTTGCCCAAG GGACAAGAACCAGCTATCCTAATTCCAACTGCAATTTTCATCATCTACAACCTACACTGTTTACCCGAGAACCTTATGACTGGCCTGTCAATACGTGCATGGTGGAACAACCAAAGAATGCAGTGGATAACATCTGCATGTGCCTGGTCATTTGGAGTCTTGAGTGTTGTACTCAAGCTCTTAGGGCTATCAGAGACGGTATTTGAAGTAACCAAGAAAGACCAGTCTGCATCAGGTGATGGGACCGGTGCTGAACTTAGGAGGTTCACCTTTGACGAGTCCCCAATTTTTGTACCAGGCATGGCTCTTCTGCTGGTACACTTGACAGCAATAGTTGCAATGTTGTTAGGGTTGCGCCCACAGGCATCCGGTAACAATGGCTCAGGTTTAGGAGAGGTGGTATGTA